One segment of Pseudomonas asgharzadehiana DNA contains the following:
- a CDS encoding PilN domain-containing protein, producing the protein MKTRINLLPWRQALAERRRKYFLAFLLAFACMALAAVWLADQVIDQAIDRQVTRNSHVAQDVALQDSSIKTLDDLREQSQLLAKRMKVVQDLHDARSSSAQLLDQLARAVPDGVHLHEVVAKGDKVSISGSAESSQDIAQLMRRLEASEGGHATRLQHVRTEGTHGANEFQLMVRHGESAEAQP; encoded by the coding sequence TTGAAGACACGAATCAACCTTTTGCCTTGGCGCCAGGCGCTGGCGGAGCGGCGGCGCAAATACTTCCTGGCGTTTCTGCTGGCGTTTGCCTGCATGGCGCTGGCGGCCGTGTGGCTGGCCGATCAGGTGATCGACCAGGCGATCGATCGGCAAGTGACGCGTAATAGCCACGTGGCTCAGGACGTGGCCCTTCAGGATTCCAGCATCAAGACCCTCGACGACCTGCGGGAGCAAAGCCAGCTATTGGCAAAGCGCATGAAGGTTGTGCAGGACCTGCACGATGCCCGCTCATCCAGCGCCCAGCTGTTGGACCAATTGGCGCGCGCGGTACCCGACGGCGTGCATCTGCATGAAGTGGTGGCCAAGGGCGATAAGGTGAGTATCAGTGGCAGTGCTGAGTCCAGCCAGGATATCGCTCAACTGATGCGCCGCCTGGAAGCATCCGAAGGCGGCCACGCGACGCGGTTGCAGCATGTGCGAACCGAAGGCACGCATGGCGCCAACGAATTTCAATTGATGGTGCGTCATGGAGAGTCCGCTGAGGCCCAGCCATGA
- a CDS encoding SPOR domain-containing protein, whose translation MTSLHADEAFLGHYHLSHDPFAPRVPGFKFFPAQRKPVLGQLHHLARYSQLLLVVTGPLGSGKTLLRQALVASTNKQSVQSLVVSARGAGDAAGVLRQVAQALDVSTAEPNAILKQVVQLGLTGQEVYLLVDDAEQLDESALEALLALAAGTPEGRPHVFLFGESSLIADLEQISGDQELFHVIELQPYEEEETREYLAQRLEGAGAGIELFSAQQISDIHESAGGWPGTINQVARDAMIEAMIASRSAVKRPKMGFTMPKKHVLAISAVVVVAVAAAWLIPGRSKAPTTAGAPAEQAQLPLGKPTPNVEFANSGQPTNLPMVGQPVMRGPLAEEAGGISEGDDGVPVEGSSATPPTVTTTAPPAGVPAGQPAAKPVPTPAPTVATAKPAPVTKPVAPAPAAKPAPVTKPAEKPATVAKAGAAGSSWYASQPTGNFVVQILGTSSEANAQAFVKEQGGEYRYFKKVLNGKPLYVITYGNFASRAAADSAIKTLPAKVQAGKPWPRTVASVQQELATTR comes from the coding sequence ATGACTAGTTTGCATGCCGACGAGGCGTTCCTCGGCCATTACCACCTCAGCCATGACCCTTTTGCGCCACGGGTGCCTGGTTTCAAATTTTTCCCGGCCCAGCGCAAGCCGGTGCTGGGGCAGTTGCATCACCTCGCACGCTACAGCCAGTTGCTGTTGGTGGTGACGGGCCCGTTGGGCAGCGGCAAGACGCTGTTGCGCCAGGCCCTGGTGGCGAGCACCAATAAGCAATCGGTCCAAAGCCTGGTGGTGTCGGCCCGTGGTGCCGGGGATGCGGCGGGCGTGCTGCGCCAAGTGGCACAAGCCCTGGACGTGTCTACTGCCGAACCGAACGCGATCCTCAAGCAAGTGGTGCAGTTGGGTCTCACCGGCCAGGAAGTCTACCTGCTGGTGGATGACGCCGAGCAGCTCGATGAATCAGCCCTGGAAGCGCTGCTGGCGCTGGCGGCGGGTACGCCGGAAGGTCGCCCCCATGTGTTCCTGTTTGGTGAGTCGTCGCTCATCGCCGATCTGGAGCAGATCAGTGGCGATCAAGAGCTGTTCCACGTCATCGAATTACAGCCCTACGAAGAGGAAGAAACCCGCGAATACCTGGCTCAACGCCTCGAAGGCGCAGGGGCGGGTATCGAACTTTTCTCCGCTCAACAGATCTCTGATATTCACGAAAGCGCAGGCGGCTGGCCTGGCACCATCAACCAAGTTGCCCGCGATGCCATGATCGAAGCCATGATTGCCAGCCGCTCAGCGGTCAAGCGTCCAAAGATGGGGTTCACTATGCCTAAGAAGCACGTATTGGCGATTTCCGCTGTTGTCGTGGTCGCTGTTGCGGCCGCCTGGTTGATCCCAGGCCGCAGTAAGGCACCCACCACGGCCGGCGCCCCGGCTGAACAGGCGCAACTGCCACTGGGTAAACCCACGCCGAATGTCGAGTTCGCCAACTCCGGCCAGCCGACCAACCTGCCGATGGTCGGCCAGCCTGTAATGCGCGGCCCGCTCGCCGAAGAAGCCGGCGGTATCTCCGAAGGCGACGACGGCGTGCCTGTGGAAGGTTCCAGCGCTACCCCACCGACGGTGACCACCACCGCACCACCTGCGGGCGTGCCGGCGGGTCAGCCGGCCGCCAAGCCAGTGCCAACACCTGCGCCTACCGTTGCTACCGCCAAGCCCGCACCTGTGACCAAGCCTGTCGCGCCTGCTCCAGCCGCCAAGCCAGCGCCTGTGACCAAGCCGGCTGAAAAACCGGCCACCGTGGCCAAGGCCGGTGCGGCCGGCAGCAGTTGGTACGCCAGCCAGCCTACCGGGAATTTTGTGGTGCAGATCCTCGGCACCAGCTCCGAAGCCAATGCCCAGGCGTTCGTGAAGGAGCAGGGCGGCGAGTACCGTTATTTCAAGAAAGTGCTCAACGGCAAGCCTCTCTACGTGATCACCTACGGTAACTTCGCAAGCCGTGCCGCAGCTGATTCTGCGATCAAAACCTTGCCAGCGAAGGTTCAGGCTGGTAAACCTTGGCCTCGCACTGTTGCCAGCGTTCAACAAGAACTGGCAACAACTCGCTGA
- a CDS encoding type IV pilus secretin PilQ, producing MVVAVPNRVDLIQLPPPVSAAVLDAYTGDKLNLNFQNIELRAVLQQIADVAGLNLVASDDVQGSITLRLKGVPWDQALDLVLQTKGLDKRVKAGVLLVAPAEELAARELLTLESRKQMADLAPLRRELLQVNYAKAADLAKLFQSVNGLEGTTDERGSVAVDDRTNNIIAYQTHERLEELRRIVAQLDIPVRQVMIEARIVEANVDYDKSLGVRWGGRLNRGHWSAGGINKPLAEGAEPPENPPSSPFVDMGSLTAASGLGIAYITDNLLLDLELTAMEKTGNGEIVSQPKVVTSDKETARILKGTEIPYQESTSQGATSVSFKEASLSLEVTPQITPDDHVIMVVKVTKDEPDYLNKLNDVPPIKKNEVNAKVLVKDGETIVIGGVFSNTQSKVVDKVPFLGDVPYLGRLFRRDVLAEKKSELLVFLTPRIMNNQAIAVSR from the coding sequence ATGGTTGTTGCTGTGCCCAATCGTGTGGATCTGATCCAACTACCACCTCCGGTGAGCGCCGCGGTATTGGATGCCTATACCGGTGACAAACTCAATCTCAACTTCCAGAACATCGAGTTGCGCGCCGTCTTGCAGCAAATTGCCGATGTGGCGGGCCTCAACCTGGTGGCCAGCGACGACGTGCAAGGCTCGATTACGCTGCGACTCAAGGGCGTGCCTTGGGATCAGGCCCTGGACCTGGTGCTGCAAACCAAGGGGTTGGATAAACGGGTAAAAGCCGGCGTATTGCTGGTGGCGCCCGCTGAAGAGTTGGCTGCGCGCGAGTTGCTCACCTTGGAGTCACGCAAGCAAATGGCTGACCTGGCGCCACTGCGTCGTGAGTTGCTGCAGGTCAATTACGCCAAGGCGGCGGACCTGGCCAAGTTGTTTCAGTCGGTGAACGGGCTGGAAGGCACGACCGATGAGCGCGGCTCGGTGGCAGTGGATGATCGCACGAACAATATCATCGCTTACCAGACCCACGAGCGGCTTGAAGAGCTGCGGCGGATCGTGGCGCAGTTGGACATCCCGGTGCGTCAGGTGATGATCGAGGCGCGGATTGTCGAGGCGAATGTCGACTACGACAAAAGCCTGGGTGTGCGCTGGGGTGGGCGGCTCAATCGTGGTCATTGGAGTGCCGGCGGTATCAATAAACCCTTGGCCGAGGGGGCGGAGCCGCCGGAAAACCCACCCAGCTCGCCGTTTGTCGACATGGGGTCGCTCACCGCTGCTTCAGGCCTGGGTATTGCCTACATCACCGACAATTTGCTGCTCGACCTGGAACTGACGGCCATGGAGAAAACCGGCAACGGCGAGATTGTCTCGCAGCCCAAGGTGGTCACCTCCGACAAGGAGACCGCACGTATCCTGAAGGGCACCGAAATTCCCTATCAGGAATCCACCTCCCAGGGTGCAACCTCCGTGTCATTCAAGGAGGCCTCGCTGTCCCTGGAGGTTACGCCGCAAATCACCCCCGACGACCATGTGATCATGGTGGTCAAAGTCACCAAGGATGAGCCCGACTACCTGAACAAACTCAATGACGTACCGCCCATCAAGAAAAACGAGGTCAACGCCAAGGTGCTGGTCAAGGATGGCGAGACCATCGTTATTGGCGGAGTTTTCTCCAATACCCAGAGCAAAGTGGTAGATAAAGTGCCATTTTTGGGCGATGTGCCGTATCTTGGCCGCCTTTTCCGGCGCGATGTGCTGGCGGAGAAAAAATCCGAGCTGCTGGTATTCCTGACTCCGCGTATTATGAATAACCAGGCGATTGCTGTGAGTCGTTGA
- a CDS encoding penicillin-binding protein 1A, with translation MRLLKFFGYSIVAIVCGLLLVLSGAYLYLSPGLPSVEALRSIQLQIPLRVYSSDEKLIAEFGEMRRTPIRFADIPPNFISALLSAEDDNFANHYGVDPSSLVRAATQLVKSGHIQSGGSTITMQVAKNFFLTSERSFSRKATEILLALQIERQLTKDEILELYVNKIYLGNRAYGIEAASQVYYGKSIRDASLAQMAMIAGLPKAPSRFNPLANPARSKERRDWILGRMYKLGKIDQAAYESAVAEPLNASYHVPTPEVNAPYIAEMARAEMVGRYGSEAYTEGFRVTTTVPSNLQEIANDSVHSGLITYDQRHGYRGPESRLPGKTLSAWTTELGKQRAISGLEPAIVTQVKKDGLQVLTRAGEAHVAWDSMKWARPFLNTNSMGPMPKQPSDVAQVGDLIRVQRQKDDSLKFSQVPLAQSALVSLDPQNGAIRALVGGFAFEQSNYNRATQAKRQPGSSFKPFIYSAALDNGYTAASLVNDAPIVFVDEYLDKVWRPKNDTNTFLGPIRIREALYKSRNLVSIRLLQAMGVGKTIDYITRFGFAKSDLPPNLSLALGTATLTPMEIATGWSTFANGGYKITPYLIDKIESRNGDTLFTANPPRVPGDVVNGVAATDGLAAPSNGGITIEPTPGAAPSTTAAPTEPQTPAVAERIVDGRTTYILNSILEDVIKKGTGRRALALGRADIAGKTGTTNESKDAWFSGYNADYVTTVWTGYDQPESLGRREFGGTVALPIWMSYMGAALKDKPLHTQPEPEGILSLRIDPVSGRAASPSTPNAYFELFKSEDTPPSINELGNGVVPGSPLPADEAAPIDLF, from the coding sequence ATTCGTCTGCTGAAGTTTTTCGGGTACTCCATTGTCGCCATCGTCTGCGGGCTGCTGCTCGTGCTCAGCGGGGCTTACCTCTACCTTAGTCCGGGTTTGCCATCGGTAGAGGCCCTTAGAAGTATCCAGTTGCAGATTCCTTTGCGGGTCTACAGCAGCGATGAAAAATTGATCGCGGAGTTCGGCGAAATGCGCCGCACACCGATCCGTTTTGCCGACATTCCGCCCAATTTCATCAGCGCCCTGCTGTCCGCCGAAGATGACAATTTCGCCAATCACTACGGCGTCGATCCGAGCAGCCTGGTGCGCGCCGCCACGCAGTTGGTAAAAAGCGGACACATTCAATCCGGTGGCAGCACCATCACCATGCAGGTGGCAAAGAACTTCTTCCTCACCAGCGAACGCAGTTTTTCGCGCAAAGCCACCGAGATCCTGCTGGCCCTGCAGATCGAACGCCAGTTGACCAAGGACGAGATCCTTGAGCTGTACGTCAACAAGATTTACCTGGGTAACCGCGCCTACGGCATCGAAGCCGCTTCGCAGGTGTACTACGGCAAGTCCATTCGTGACGCCAGCCTGGCGCAGATGGCGATGATTGCCGGCCTGCCCAAGGCCCCTTCGCGTTTCAACCCCCTGGCCAACCCGGCGCGCAGTAAAGAGCGTCGCGACTGGATCCTGGGGCGCATGTACAAGCTGGGCAAGATCGACCAGGCCGCCTATGAAAGCGCGGTCGCCGAACCGCTGAACGCCAGCTATCACGTCCCGACGCCGGAAGTGAATGCACCGTACATCGCCGAAATGGCCCGTGCCGAAATGGTCGGCCGTTATGGCAGCGAGGCCTACACCGAAGGCTTCCGCGTGACCACGACCGTTCCGAGCAACCTGCAGGAAATTGCCAATGATTCGGTGCATTCCGGCCTGATCACTTACGACCAGCGCCATGGCTACCGTGGCCCTGAGTCGCGCCTGCCGGGCAAGACTCTGAGCGCCTGGACCACCGAACTGGGCAAGCAACGCGCAATCAGCGGCCTGGAGCCGGCGATCGTTACCCAGGTAAAGAAAGACGGCCTGCAGGTGCTGACCCGCGCCGGCGAAGCCCATGTGGCGTGGGACAGCATGAAGTGGGCGCGCCCCTTCCTGAATACCAACAGCATGGGCCCGATGCCCAAGCAGCCATCGGACGTCGCTCAAGTGGGTGACCTGATCCGCGTACAACGCCAGAAAGACGACAGCCTCAAATTCAGCCAGGTGCCGCTGGCCCAGAGCGCGCTGGTATCGCTGGACCCGCAGAACGGTGCGATCCGTGCCCTGGTGGGCGGCTTTGCGTTCGAGCAGAGCAACTACAACCGCGCCACCCAGGCCAAGCGCCAACCGGGTTCGAGTTTCAAACCGTTCATTTACAGTGCTGCATTGGATAACGGCTACACCGCCGCCAGCCTGGTCAACGATGCACCTATCGTGTTTGTCGACGAGTACCTGGACAAGGTCTGGCGCCCGAAGAACGACACCAATACCTTCCTTGGCCCGATCCGCATCCGCGAGGCCCTGTATAAGTCGCGCAACCTGGTCTCGATCCGCCTGCTGCAAGCGATGGGCGTAGGCAAGACCATCGACTACATCACGCGCTTTGGCTTCGCCAAGTCGGACCTGCCACCGAACCTGTCCCTGGCCCTCGGCACCGCGACGCTCACGCCAATGGAAATCGCCACCGGCTGGAGCACCTTCGCCAACGGCGGCTACAAGATCACGCCGTACCTGATCGACAAGATCGAAAGCCGCAACGGAGACACCCTGTTCACCGCCAACCCGCCACGGGTGCCGGGCGATGTGGTCAACGGCGTGGCGGCCACCGATGGCCTGGCAGCGCCAAGCAACGGTGGCATTACCATTGAGCCGACTCCAGGCGCCGCGCCGTCCACGACGGCCGCCCCGACGGAACCGCAGACACCGGCCGTTGCCGAGCGCATTGTGGATGGCCGTACCACTTATATCCTCAACAGCATCCTCGAAGACGTGATCAAGAAAGGCACCGGCCGTCGCGCCCTGGCCCTGGGCCGCGCGGATATCGCGGGCAAGACCGGTACCACCAACGAGTCCAAGGATGCCTGGTTCTCCGGTTATAACGCGGACTACGTGACCACCGTGTGGACCGGCTACGACCAACCGGAAAGCCTCGGCCGCCGTGAGTTCGGTGGCACCGTCGCACTGCCGATCTGGATGAGTTACATGGGCGCGGCCCTGAAGGACAAGCCGCTGCATACCCAGCCGGAGCCGGAAGGCATCCTCAGCCTGCGGATCGACCCAGTGAGTGGTCGTGCAGCCTCGCCAAGCACGCCGAATGCTTACTTCGAGCTGTTCAAGAGCGAAGACA
- the pilM gene encoding type IV pilus biogenesis protein PilM, protein MGKGFFRRKVDTLLGVDISDTAIRLVELARSGSGYSIRAYATQGLPAQAVVDGSVLDLEGAGLALRTALSRMQTSARAAAVAVTGPSVITRVVELDAGLGDDEMSWMIQMEAEQYIPYPLDDMAIDFQVQGPSAHHPARVEVLLAACLKAHVEAREAVLALAGLVPAVIDVEAFALARASSQDFASFTPGHRVDGAQWAVDAQGMGVACGLALRSFA, encoded by the coding sequence ATGGGAAAGGGATTTTTCCGGCGCAAAGTGGATACCTTGCTGGGCGTCGATATCAGTGACACGGCTATCAGGTTGGTCGAGCTGGCGCGTTCAGGCAGCGGCTACAGTATCCGAGCCTATGCCACGCAGGGGCTGCCTGCCCAAGCTGTGGTGGATGGCTCGGTGTTGGACCTCGAAGGCGCAGGCCTTGCTCTGCGCACGGCGTTGTCGCGCATGCAGACCTCGGCCCGCGCAGCGGCAGTGGCGGTGACTGGGCCATCGGTCATCACGCGGGTGGTCGAGTTGGACGCCGGGCTCGGCGATGATGAGATGAGCTGGATGATCCAGATGGAGGCCGAGCAGTACATTCCGTATCCGCTGGACGACATGGCTATCGACTTTCAGGTCCAGGGCCCGTCAGCTCACCATCCTGCGCGGGTCGAGGTGCTGCTGGCGGCGTGCCTGAAGGCGCACGTGGAAGCCCGAGAAGCGGTTTTGGCACTGGCGGGGCTGGTGCCGGCGGTGATTGATGTTGAAGCGTTTGCATTGGCGCGCGCGAGCAGTCAGGATTTCGCCAGCTTCACGCCGGGCCATCGAGTCGATGGTGCACAATGGGCCGTGGATGCCCAAGGGATGGGAGTTGCTTGCGGGCTGGCCCTGAGGAGTTTCGCTTGA
- the aroB gene encoding 3-dehydroquinate synthase, producing the protein MQTLKVDLGERSYPIHIGEGLLDQPELLAPHIAGRQVAIISNETVAPLYLERLSRSLAAYSVISVILPDGEAHKNWETLQLIFDGLLTARHDRRTTVIALGGGVIGDMAGFAAACYQRGVDFIQVPTTLLSQVDSSVGGKTGINHPLGKNMVGAFYQPQAVLIDTATLNTLPPRELSAGLAEVIKYGLICDEPFLAWLEEHVNALRNLDQAALTEAISRSCAAKALVVNADERESGVRATLNLGHTFGHAIETHMGYGVWLHGEAVAAGTVMALEMSQRLGWISAQERDRGIRLFQRAGLPVIPPEEMSEADFLEHMAIDKKVIDGRLRLVLLRHMGEAVVTDDYPKEILQATLGADYRALAQLKG; encoded by the coding sequence ATGCAGACACTTAAGGTCGATCTAGGCGAGCGCAGCTACCCGATCCATATTGGCGAAGGTCTGTTGGACCAGCCCGAATTGCTGGCGCCGCATATTGCCGGGCGGCAAGTGGCGATCATTTCCAATGAAACGGTTGCGCCGCTATATCTTGAGCGTTTGAGCCGCAGCCTGGCGGCGTACTCGGTGATCTCGGTGATTTTGCCTGACGGCGAAGCCCACAAGAATTGGGAAACCCTGCAACTGATTTTCGATGGCCTGCTGACCGCACGCCATGATCGGCGTACCACCGTGATCGCCCTGGGCGGCGGTGTGATCGGCGACATGGCCGGGTTTGCGGCGGCCTGCTACCAGCGTGGCGTGGACTTCATCCAAGTGCCGACCACCCTGCTGTCCCAGGTCGATTCGTCGGTGGGCGGCAAGACCGGCATCAACCACCCGCTGGGCAAGAATATGGTCGGCGCGTTCTACCAGCCGCAGGCTGTGCTGATTGATACCGCGACCCTCAACACCTTGCCGCCGCGCGAGCTGTCGGCGGGCCTTGCGGAAGTCATCAAGTATGGGTTGATCTGCGATGAGCCTTTCCTGGCCTGGCTCGAAGAACATGTGAATGCGCTGCGCAACCTCGATCAAGCGGCACTGACCGAGGCGATTTCCCGCTCCTGCGCCGCCAAGGCGCTGGTGGTGAATGCCGACGAGCGCGAGTCCGGTGTACGGGCCACCCTGAACCTGGGCCATACCTTCGGCCACGCGATCGAAACGCACATGGGCTATGGTGTGTGGTTGCATGGTGAGGCCGTGGCGGCTGGCACCGTGATGGCGTTGGAGATGTCGCAACGCCTGGGCTGGATCAGTGCCCAGGAGCGTGACCGTGGTATCCGCCTGTTCCAGCGTGCCGGTTTGCCGGTTATTCCGCCCGAAGAGATGAGCGAGGCGGACTTCCTCGAGCATATGGCGATAGACAAGAAAGTGATCGACGGTCGACTGCGACTGGTGCTGCTGCGCCATATGGGTGAAGCGGTGGTGACCGACGATTATCCGAAAGAGATTTTACAGGCCACGCTGGGAGCGGATTACCGCGCCCTGGCCCAGCTTAAAGGTTAA
- the aroK gene encoding shikimate kinase AroK has product MRNLILVGPMGAGKSTIGRLLAKELRLPFKDSDKEIELRTGANIPWIFDKEGELGFRDREQAMIAELCGCDGVVLATGGGAVMRDENRRALHAGGRVVYLHASVEQQVGRTARDRNRPLLRTANPEKTLRDLLALRDPLYREIADLVVETDERPPRMVVLDILERLQRLPPR; this is encoded by the coding sequence GTGCGAAATTTGATTCTTGTAGGACCGATGGGGGCTGGAAAAAGCACCATCGGCCGTTTGCTTGCCAAAGAGCTGCGCCTGCCATTCAAAGACTCCGACAAGGAAATTGAATTGCGCACGGGTGCCAATATCCCGTGGATCTTCGATAAAGAAGGCGAACTGGGCTTTCGTGACCGCGAACAGGCGATGATCGCCGAGCTGTGCGGCTGCGATGGCGTGGTATTGGCTACCGGGGGTGGCGCGGTGATGCGCGATGAAAACCGTCGGGCGCTGCATGCCGGTGGTCGGGTGGTCTATTTGCATGCGTCGGTCGAGCAGCAGGTGGGCCGTACGGCACGCGATCGCAATCGCCCGTTGTTGCGCACGGCCAACCCGGAAAAAACCTTGCGCGACCTGCTGGCGTTGCGCGATCCGCTGTATCGGGAAATCGCCGATCTGGTGGTGGAAACCGATGAGCGGCCGCCTCGGATGGTGGTTCTCGACATCCTGGAGCGTCTGCAACGGCTGCCACCCCGTTAA
- a CDS encoding pilus assembly protein PilP, which produces MSLPRLDFYALTHNAAKWPLPGKVLLGCALAGLVLAAADLVLLSPLRERLSQVQAQEEVLRRQLAEKTALAAGLEAKARQFQHVQKNAEQLLQQLPGESEMPGLLEDIARLALANGLVVESVTPLDERPQAFYVEQPVQVGVTGNYHDLATFVSTLGGLSRMTTVHDVALQRDGALLRLDLLARTYWLARPGATRGRPVAQAPSFVYDAGALRDPFQPLAMQVDRVPLRAGLAPDLARSRGLLEGFAVDQFEMVGTLSRGTQTFALLRAASTVYRLAVGDYLGRDHGRVTAIDERHLELVELFPDEQGAWLERPRTLVLNVNS; this is translated from the coding sequence ATGAGCCTGCCCAGGCTCGATTTCTACGCACTGACCCACAACGCCGCAAAATGGCCCCTACCTGGCAAGGTCTTGCTTGGCTGCGCGCTGGCGGGCTTGGTGCTGGCGGCGGCCGACCTTGTGCTCCTGAGCCCGTTGCGCGAGCGCTTGTCTCAGGTCCAGGCACAGGAAGAGGTCCTACGGCGCCAGCTCGCAGAAAAAACTGCCTTGGCCGCTGGCCTTGAGGCGAAGGCCCGGCAGTTCCAGCATGTGCAGAAGAACGCTGAGCAGCTTTTGCAGCAATTGCCAGGCGAGTCCGAAATGCCCGGCCTGCTGGAGGATATTGCTCGGTTGGCGCTGGCCAATGGGCTGGTGGTCGAGAGCGTCACGCCGTTGGATGAGCGCCCTCAAGCGTTCTATGTTGAACAGCCCGTGCAAGTCGGCGTTACCGGGAATTACCACGACCTGGCGACGTTCGTCAGTACCTTGGGTGGCCTTTCGCGAATGACGACGGTGCACGATGTTGCCCTGCAGCGGGATGGCGCGTTGTTGCGACTTGATCTGCTGGCCAGGACCTATTGGCTTGCACGGCCAGGCGCCACGCGGGGCAGGCCGGTCGCACAGGCGCCGTCCTTTGTCTATGACGCTGGCGCGCTGCGCGATCCGTTCCAGCCGCTGGCCATGCAAGTTGATCGTGTGCCGTTGAGGGCGGGCCTTGCGCCAGACCTCGCTCGATCACGAGGCTTGCTGGAAGGTTTTGCGGTGGATCAGTTCGAAATGGTCGGCACACTGTCCCGTGGAACGCAGACCTTCGCGTTGCTGCGTGCCGCCTCAACGGTGTATCGCCTGGCGGTCGGCGATTACCTGGGGCGGGATCATGGGCGGGTCACGGCCATCGATGAGCGCCATCTCGAATTGGTCGAATTGTTCCCCGATGAACAGGGCGCATGGCTGGAGCGCCCGCGAACCCTCGTGCTAAACGTCAATTCATAA